One genomic window of Nicotiana sylvestris chromosome 10, ASM39365v2, whole genome shotgun sequence includes the following:
- the LOC104241890 gene encoding rop guanine nucleotide exchange factor 14-like isoform X3, whose amino-acid sequence MKDKFAKLLLGEDVTGGSNGVSTALALSNAIINLAASVFGELWKLEPLAEERKRKWQREMDWLLSPTKHMIEFVPAKQSGSNGQRLEIMTPKARADIHMNLPALQKLDSMLLGMLDSMDNTEFWYTEVSSRAEEKSTRWCLPSPKVPIAGLSDTERKKLLNQGKLANQIFKAAKAINENILAEMPVPSVIKDALPKSGRESLGEDLYRILTAESTSAEEMFNSLNLRSENSALEAVNRLEGAILAWKERITDQAPVRRSWSFVKDPISELDKLEVLLSQAEALLQQLKTKYPNLPQTFLNVTKIQYGTDIGHLIMEAYSRVLLNLGYSIWIRIGEILQVDISSNPNSSAAAC is encoded by the exons ATGAAAGACAAGTTTGCAAAATTGTTGCTTGGTGAGGATGTGACGGGAGGAAGCAATGGAGTTTCGACTGCATTAGCATTGTCTAATGCCATTATAAATCTTGCAG CATCTGTGTTTGGAGAGTTGTGGAAATTGGAGCCACTTGCAGAGGAAAGGAAGAGGAAATGGCAAAGGGAGATGGATTGGTTGCTCTCACCTACCAAACATATGATTGAGTTTGTTCCTGCAAAACAAAGTGGTTCTAATGGCCAGAGATTGGAG ATAATGACACCAAAAGCTCGTGCAGACATCCATATGAATCTTCCAGCACTTCAGAAATTGGATTCCATGCTTCTT GGAATGCTGGATTCAATGGATAATACTGAGTTTTGGTATACGGAAGTGAGTAGCCGAGCAGAAGAAAAGAGCACAAGGTGGTGCCTTCCTTCACCCAAGGTACCCATCGCTGGGCTCTCTGACACTGAAAGAAAGAAATTGCTGAATCAGGGAAAATTGGCCAATCAAATATTCAAGGCAGCAAAAGCTATTAATGAAAACATCTTAGCTGAAATGCCGGTTCCATCAGTTATCAAGGATGCACTTCCAAAG TCTGGGAGGGAAAGCCTCGGCGAGGACCTTTATAGAATCCTGACCGCAGAATCAACCTCTGCTGAGGAAATGTTCAATTCCTTGAACTTGAGATCTGAAAACAGTGCACTTGAAGCTGTTAACAGGTTAGAGGGAGCAATTCTTGCATGGAAAGAAAGAATAACTGATCAAGCTCCAGTTCGAAGATCTTGGTCATTCGTAAAAGATCCAATATCTGAGCTAGACAAATTGGAGGTCTTATTGAGCCAAGCAGAAGCTCTTCTACAGCAGCTCAAAACTAAATATCCTAACCTTCCTCAGACATTCCTCAATGTCACAAAAATTCAGTATGGCACG GACATTGGGCATTTAATCATGGAAGCGTACTCTCGGGTTCTCTTAAACCTAGGGTACAGCATTTGGATCAGGATAGGAGAAATTTTGCAAGTAGATATCTCGAGCAACCCCAATTCATCCGCAGCTGCTTGCTGA
- the LOC104241890 gene encoding rop guanine nucleotide exchange factor 14-like isoform X1, translating into MFSLEFLLSFLSTSSFQLRASIAMEANSNQHLKKFSGITTYDGLESCIRNCQSYDNDSATSRGDGDVTDSLNDDDSRSSSSNNAFESFSSQWTTKKRDDQGSCDNGNFYVKGKPAYTIQFSDVETMKDKFAKLLLGEDVTGGSNGVSTALALSNAIINLAASVFGELWKLEPLAEERKRKWQREMDWLLSPTKHMIEFVPAKQSGSNGQRLEIMTPKARADIHMNLPALQKLDSMLLGMLDSMDNTEFWYTEVSSRAEEKSTRWCLPSPKVPIAGLSDTERKKLLNQGKLANQIFKAAKAINENILAEMPVPSVIKDALPKSGRESLGEDLYRILTAESTSAEEMFNSLNLRSENSALEAVNRLEGAILAWKERITDQAPVRRSWSFVKDPISELDKLEVLLSQAEALLQQLKTKYPNLPQTFLNVTKIQYGTDIGHLIMEAYSRVLLNLGYSIWIRIGEILQVDISSNPNSSAAAC; encoded by the exons ATGTTTTCTCTTGAGTTCCTTCTTAGCTTCCTCTCCACGTCAAGCTTTCAGTTAAGAGCTTCCATAGCCATGGAAGCTAACAGCAATCAACACCTCAA GAAATTTTCAGGAATTACAACATATGATGGCCTCGAGAGCTGCATACGGAACTGTCAGTCCTATGACAATGATAGCGCGACTAGTAGAGGTGATGGGGATGTTACAGATTCCTTAAATGATGATGACTCAAGGAGCTCTTCCAGCAACAATGCTTTTGAATCATTCTCCTCTCAATGGACAACGAAGAAGAGGGATGACCAGGGATCGTGTGACAATGGGAATTTCTATGTGAAAGGAAAACCTGCTTACACAATCCAATTTTCAGATGTGGAAACAATGAAAGACAAGTTTGCAAAATTGTTGCTTGGTGAGGATGTGACGGGAGGAAGCAATGGAGTTTCGACTGCATTAGCATTGTCTAATGCCATTATAAATCTTGCAG CATCTGTGTTTGGAGAGTTGTGGAAATTGGAGCCACTTGCAGAGGAAAGGAAGAGGAAATGGCAAAGGGAGATGGATTGGTTGCTCTCACCTACCAAACATATGATTGAGTTTGTTCCTGCAAAACAAAGTGGTTCTAATGGCCAGAGATTGGAG ATAATGACACCAAAAGCTCGTGCAGACATCCATATGAATCTTCCAGCACTTCAGAAATTGGATTCCATGCTTCTT GGAATGCTGGATTCAATGGATAATACTGAGTTTTGGTATACGGAAGTGAGTAGCCGAGCAGAAGAAAAGAGCACAAGGTGGTGCCTTCCTTCACCCAAGGTACCCATCGCTGGGCTCTCTGACACTGAAAGAAAGAAATTGCTGAATCAGGGAAAATTGGCCAATCAAATATTCAAGGCAGCAAAAGCTATTAATGAAAACATCTTAGCTGAAATGCCGGTTCCATCAGTTATCAAGGATGCACTTCCAAAG TCTGGGAGGGAAAGCCTCGGCGAGGACCTTTATAGAATCCTGACCGCAGAATCAACCTCTGCTGAGGAAATGTTCAATTCCTTGAACTTGAGATCTGAAAACAGTGCACTTGAAGCTGTTAACAGGTTAGAGGGAGCAATTCTTGCATGGAAAGAAAGAATAACTGATCAAGCTCCAGTTCGAAGATCTTGGTCATTCGTAAAAGATCCAATATCTGAGCTAGACAAATTGGAGGTCTTATTGAGCCAAGCAGAAGCTCTTCTACAGCAGCTCAAAACTAAATATCCTAACCTTCCTCAGACATTCCTCAATGTCACAAAAATTCAGTATGGCACG GACATTGGGCATTTAATCATGGAAGCGTACTCTCGGGTTCTCTTAAACCTAGGGTACAGCATTTGGATCAGGATAGGAGAAATTTTGCAAGTAGATATCTCGAGCAACCCCAATTCATCCGCAGCTGCTTGCTGA
- the LOC104241890 gene encoding rop guanine nucleotide exchange factor 14-like isoform X2 translates to MVIMRQTLACCTRIREFSIDFAEQERITTYDGLESCIRNCQSYDNDSATSRGDGDVTDSLNDDDSRSSSSNNAFESFSSQWTTKKRDDQGSCDNGNFYVKGKPAYTIQFSDVETMKDKFAKLLLGEDVTGGSNGVSTALALSNAIINLAASVFGELWKLEPLAEERKRKWQREMDWLLSPTKHMIEFVPAKQSGSNGQRLEIMTPKARADIHMNLPALQKLDSMLLGMLDSMDNTEFWYTEVSSRAEEKSTRWCLPSPKVPIAGLSDTERKKLLNQGKLANQIFKAAKAINENILAEMPVPSVIKDALPKSGRESLGEDLYRILTAESTSAEEMFNSLNLRSENSALEAVNRLEGAILAWKERITDQAPVRRSWSFVKDPISELDKLEVLLSQAEALLQQLKTKYPNLPQTFLNVTKIQYGTDIGHLIMEAYSRVLLNLGYSIWIRIGEILQVDISSNPNSSAAAC, encoded by the exons GAATTACAACATATGATGGCCTCGAGAGCTGCATACGGAACTGTCAGTCCTATGACAATGATAGCGCGACTAGTAGAGGTGATGGGGATGTTACAGATTCCTTAAATGATGATGACTCAAGGAGCTCTTCCAGCAACAATGCTTTTGAATCATTCTCCTCTCAATGGACAACGAAGAAGAGGGATGACCAGGGATCGTGTGACAATGGGAATTTCTATGTGAAAGGAAAACCTGCTTACACAATCCAATTTTCAGATGTGGAAACAATGAAAGACAAGTTTGCAAAATTGTTGCTTGGTGAGGATGTGACGGGAGGAAGCAATGGAGTTTCGACTGCATTAGCATTGTCTAATGCCATTATAAATCTTGCAG CATCTGTGTTTGGAGAGTTGTGGAAATTGGAGCCACTTGCAGAGGAAAGGAAGAGGAAATGGCAAAGGGAGATGGATTGGTTGCTCTCACCTACCAAACATATGATTGAGTTTGTTCCTGCAAAACAAAGTGGTTCTAATGGCCAGAGATTGGAG ATAATGACACCAAAAGCTCGTGCAGACATCCATATGAATCTTCCAGCACTTCAGAAATTGGATTCCATGCTTCTT GGAATGCTGGATTCAATGGATAATACTGAGTTTTGGTATACGGAAGTGAGTAGCCGAGCAGAAGAAAAGAGCACAAGGTGGTGCCTTCCTTCACCCAAGGTACCCATCGCTGGGCTCTCTGACACTGAAAGAAAGAAATTGCTGAATCAGGGAAAATTGGCCAATCAAATATTCAAGGCAGCAAAAGCTATTAATGAAAACATCTTAGCTGAAATGCCGGTTCCATCAGTTATCAAGGATGCACTTCCAAAG TCTGGGAGGGAAAGCCTCGGCGAGGACCTTTATAGAATCCTGACCGCAGAATCAACCTCTGCTGAGGAAATGTTCAATTCCTTGAACTTGAGATCTGAAAACAGTGCACTTGAAGCTGTTAACAGGTTAGAGGGAGCAATTCTTGCATGGAAAGAAAGAATAACTGATCAAGCTCCAGTTCGAAGATCTTGGTCATTCGTAAAAGATCCAATATCTGAGCTAGACAAATTGGAGGTCTTATTGAGCCAAGCAGAAGCTCTTCTACAGCAGCTCAAAACTAAATATCCTAACCTTCCTCAGACATTCCTCAATGTCACAAAAATTCAGTATGGCACG GACATTGGGCATTTAATCATGGAAGCGTACTCTCGGGTTCTCTTAAACCTAGGGTACAGCATTTGGATCAGGATAGGAGAAATTTTGCAAGTAGATATCTCGAGCAACCCCAATTCATCCGCAGCTGCTTGCTGA
- the LOC138879618 gene encoding uncharacterized protein, protein MAVAMIEDDGGLVVAVAVVGVLVVDSGRQLRMETICIIVAFNGRWTEDYKYLDHQTKLFLAPESIQFEDFVKQIFELIELDSEKFEILIWFDINLGTSKGMLVSKDLDLHTYIELLKTHSLFKSCRFIVDISERVFASTSNEHANTKTQHDNQERCQQIVEVDMVEAQPLNEEVHQTFDSIQVEGQSIIEIDNEQALGIQVLESAPVIEVVADKTCTQITKRRSNLKQKESPTTILRENASLDQIKVGSVFDKKKSIINCFSNVAIKGHFEFKVVRSSSTRYSLTCNDDRCRWCVRAFRIKDSTLFKIVKLEKKHDCSVNTRKADQRHATSKLISGYIIDNLRDPRFEVTPAFVMAEMQKLHGLDIGYHKAWRAIQHASALIRGSPEENYELLCSYLYMMTSKNSGTYTNIKIDGNNRFLYMFYAYGSSIAGWNHCRPVIAIDATFLKSKYRGVLMISVSKDANNQIFPLAFGIAESENNNSYEWYFSQLRNAIGSRENLIFLSDRHQAIANGIVKVYPESHHGICIYHLEKNLK, encoded by the exons ATGGCGGtggctatgattgaggatgatggtggtcTGGTGGTGGCAGTAGCCGTGGTGGGCGTGTTGGTAGTTGATAGTGGTAGGCAGTTGCG GATGGAAACAATATGCATAATAGTTGCTTTTAATGGTAGATGGACTGAAGACTATAAATATCTTGATCATCAAACAAAGCTTTTCCTAGCACCTGAGTCAATTCAGTTTGAAGATTTCGTTAAACAGATTTTTGAGCTTATTGAATTGGATAGTGAAAAGTTTGAAATATtgatatggtttgatatcaaccttggaacaagcaaaggaatgcttgtaTCCAAAGATTTAGATCTTCACACATATATAGAGTTGCTAAAAACTCATTCACTCTTCAAGAGCTGTCGTTTCATAGTTGATATTTCGGAAAGAGTTTTTGCATCAACAAGCAATGAACATGCCAACACAAaaactcaacatgacaatcaaGAGCGATGCCAACAGATAGTTGAAGtagatatggttgaagctcaaCCATTAAATGAAGAGGTGCATCAAACATTTGAttctattcaagtagaaggacaaAGCATTATAGAGATTGACAACGAACAAGCTTTGGGTATTCAAGTCTTAGAGAGTGCACCGGTAATCGAAGTAGTTGCTGACAAAACCTGCACTCAAATAACTAAACGAagatcaaatttgaaacaaaaagaatccccaactacgATATTAAGAGAAAATGCTTCTTTGGATCAAATAAAAGTCGGATCAGTATTTGACAAGAAGAAGAgcataattaattgtttttctaaTGTAGCAATCAAAGGACATTTTGAATTCAAAGTTGTTAGATCAAGCTCAACAAGATATTCGTTGACATGCAATGATGATAGGTGTCGTTGGTGTGTGCGtgctttcagaattaaagactcAACATTATTCAAGATAGTAAAGCTTGAGAAAAAGCATGACTGCTCTGTTAACACTAGGAAAGCAGATCAAAGGCATGCTACTTCAAAGTTGATTAGTGGTTACATTATCGATAATCTTCGGGACCCAAGATTTGAAGTTACACCAGCTTTTGTCATGGCAGAGATGCAAAAATTGCATGGACTAGACATTGGATATCACAAGGCGTGGCGTGCTATTCAACATGCTTCCGCTTTAATAAGAGGAAGTCCCGAAGAAAATTATGAATTATTGTgttcatacttgtatatgatGACAAGTAAAAACTCGGGAACTTATACTAACATAAAGATAGACGGCAACAACAG gtttctttatatgttttacGCATATGGATCATCGATAGCTGGTTGGAATCATTGTAGACCAGTGATTGCTATTGATGCGACTTTTTTGAAGTCAAAATATCGTGGTGTTTTAATGATTTCAGTTTCAAAAGATGCAAATAACCAAATTTTCCCATTAGCCTTTGGAATAGCAGAATCTGAAAACAACAATTCCTATGAGTGGTACTTTAGTCAGCTTCGCAATGCAATTGGGAGCCGTgagaatttgatttttttatcaGACAGGCATCAAGCTATTGCAAATGGCATTGTAAAGGTATATCCTGAAAGCCATCATGGGATTTGCATCTATCATTTGGAGAAGAACCTAAAGTGA
- the LOC138879617 gene encoding uncharacterized protein yields the protein MKWLIWNVRCINKWYKKKELRNYLKIKNIKLARFIETRVKEKIAKTISQHITPGCEVINNYNAAVNGRIWILWDPNCYDVKLIKAEAEAIHCIVSKVSNDGIYAISVVYGFNTGEKRKHLWENLKEINQMVNIPWIVEGDFNAILQFQDRKHGNPVTNAETQDFSDCIQELKLNELNWEGGILYLV from the coding sequence ATGAAGTGGTTGATATGGAATGTGAGGTGTATTAATAAATGGTACAAGAAGAAGGAGTTGAGAAATTatctgaaaatcaaaaatatcaAACTGGCAAGGTTCATTGAAACTAGAGTAAAGGAGAAAATTGCAAAAACAATAAGTCAACACATAACACCTGGATGTGAGGTCATTAATAACTATAATGCAGCAGTAAATGGTAGGATATGGATTCTATGGGATCCTAACTGCTATGATGTGAAGTTGATAAAAGCAGAAGCTGAGGCGATTCATTGTATTGTCTCAAAAGTTAGCAATGATGGAATATATGCAATATCTGTAGTTTATGGCTTTAATACAGGTGAGAAGAGAAAACATTTATGGGAGAATTTGAAGGAGATAAATCAGATGGTAAACATCCCCTGGATAGTTGAAGGTGATTTCAATGCTATATTACAATTTCAAGATAGGAAACATGGAAATCCAGTAACTAATGCTGAAACACAAGACTTTAGTGACTGCATCCAAGAGCTAAAGCTGAATGAATTAAATTGGGAAGGGGGAATACTATATTTGGTCTAA